The Bacteroidales bacterium DNA segment TGCTTTTAATCCCGATTTGCAACCAGAATTATGGACAGAAGAAGTTTTTCAGAAAATCTATTTGGCTATGAAATCCAAGGGGATTCTAATGACCTATTCCGCTAAAGGAAAAGTAAAAAGAGCATTAAAAGCAGCGGGCTTTATTTTAAATGCTTTACCCGGACCTATTGGTAAACGGGAGATTACGCAGGCGATAAAAATGTAATTTTTTTCACTTTTTATTTGCGTCTTTGCACCTTTGCGAGATAAAAGTTTCATTACAAATCTCTGCGTTTCTGCGGCTTTACGAGATTCAACTTACCTAACATTAAACCCATCCCATTCCCGATTTGGAAGGTTGCTAATTTTAATGTCAAGTACTCTTGCCCAATCCGGTCCTTTTTTGCACCAGTCGATAAAAGTATTTATGTCTATATCTCCGCCTGAA contains these protein-coding regions:
- a CDS encoding SAM-dependent methyltransferase, giving the protein WNKRTELFPDFWFEKRKIKLEDIDLPIKAFDLVYFDAFNPDLQPELWTEEVFQKIYLAMKSKGILMTYSAKGKVKRALKAAGFILNALPGPIGKREITQAIKM